A window of the Halopseudomonas phragmitis genome harbors these coding sequences:
- a CDS encoding peptidylprolyl isomerase, with product MPSKLYPALISLCAGLFLSSQLQAQVVPLDRVAAIVDNDVVMASQVEQRMHSVRLQLQERGTSAPPDSVLREQVIERLVLESIQLQMAERAGIRIDDASLNQTMQQVAERNGLTLDQFRAALERDGISYAEARDQIRREMIINRVRQRRVAERIQVSDQEVRNFLNSEVGRFQMSADYRLAMIVLPISDSASQADVERVAQAAAEIHQELSAGADFTTLAVSRSGGDTALEGGELGWRKAAQLPGPFATAVGRLEVGEITQPIRSPAGFHILKLLEKRGGDSQLVEEFQVRHILIKPSEIRSEQEAEQLVRRLYERIQNGEDFATLARAFSEDPGSALNGGSLNWISPDMMVPEFRDMMLDTPQNRVSLPFQTQFGWHILEVQDSRRVDMTEEMREQQAINLLQNRKYEEELQSWLLEIRDEAFVEIRI from the coding sequence ATGCCTTCTAAGTTATACCCAGCGTTGATCAGCCTGTGTGCTGGCCTTTTTCTCAGCAGCCAGCTCCAGGCCCAGGTAGTTCCGCTGGACCGGGTCGCCGCTATCGTCGACAACGACGTGGTGATGGCCAGTCAAGTCGAACAGCGCATGCACAGCGTGCGCCTGCAGCTCCAGGAGCGTGGCACCAGTGCGCCCCCGGACAGCGTATTGCGCGAGCAGGTCATCGAGCGCCTGGTACTGGAAAGCATCCAGTTGCAGATGGCCGAGCGCGCCGGCATTCGGATCGACGACGCCAGCCTCAACCAGACCATGCAGCAGGTAGCTGAGCGCAACGGCCTGACCCTTGACCAGTTCCGCGCCGCTTTGGAGCGTGACGGCATCAGTTACGCCGAAGCCCGCGACCAGATCCGCCGCGAGATGATCATCAACCGGGTGCGTCAGCGCCGGGTGGCCGAGCGTATCCAGGTCTCCGACCAGGAAGTGCGCAACTTCCTCAACTCCGAGGTAGGCCGGTTCCAGATGTCGGCCGACTACCGCCTGGCAATGATCGTTCTGCCGATCTCCGACAGCGCCAGCCAGGCCGATGTTGAACGTGTCGCCCAGGCCGCCGCCGAGATCCATCAGGAACTGAGTGCTGGCGCCGACTTCACCACTCTGGCAGTCAGCCGCTCGGGCGGTGATACCGCGCTGGAAGGCGGCGAGCTGGGCTGGCGCAAGGCTGCTCAGTTGCCCGGACCATTTGCCACCGCCGTGGGCCGCCTGGAAGTGGGTGAAATCACCCAGCCGATCCGTTCCCCGGCCGGTTTCCACATCCTCAAACTGCTGGAAAAGCGCGGTGGCGACAGCCAGTTGGTCGAGGAGTTTCAGGTCCGCCATATCCTGATCAAACCCAGCGAAATCCGCTCCGAACAGGAAGCCGAGCAACTGGTGCGCCGGCTGTATGAGCGCATCCAGAACGGCGAAGACTTCGCCACTCTGGCCCGCGCCTTCTCCGAAGATCCGGGTTCGGCGCTCAACGGTGGCTCGCTCAACTGGATATCGCCGGACATGATGGTGCCGGAATTCCGCGACATGATGCTCGACACCCCACAGAACCGGGTCTCGCTGCCGTTCCAGACCCAGTTCGGCTGGCACATTCTCGAAGTCCAGGATTCACGCCGGGTCGACATGACCGAGGAAATGCGCGAGCAGCAAGCCATCAACCTGCTGCAGAACCGCAAGTACGAGGAAGAACTGCAGAGCTGGCTGCTGGAAATCCGCGATGAAGCCTTCGTCGAGATCCGCATCTAG
- the rsmA gene encoding 16S rRNA (adenine(1518)-N(6)/adenine(1519)-N(6))-dimethyltransferase RsmA has translation MTEFAPHRARKRFGQNFLHDHGVINRILRAIHPREGQHLVEIGPGQGAITSGLLAGNTRLDVVELDHDLHPILLARFGHNPLFRLHKGDALKFDFSSLVEAGEKLRIVGNLPYNISTPLMFHLLDQAEDVADMHFMLQKEVVQRLAAQVGENHYGRLGIMVQYRCQVEHLFDVGPGAFNPPPKVDSAIVRLTPHASLPHPAKDLSCLERIVREAFNHRRKTLRNTLKPLLDSSAIEAAGIDPGLRPEQIDLAGFVRLANHLADQERGQ, from the coding sequence ATGACTGAGTTTGCCCCACACCGGGCGCGCAAGCGCTTCGGCCAGAATTTTCTCCATGACCACGGCGTAATCAACCGCATCCTGCGCGCCATCCATCCGCGTGAAGGCCAGCATCTGGTCGAAATCGGCCCCGGCCAGGGCGCGATCACCAGCGGCCTGCTGGCCGGCAACACTCGGCTGGACGTAGTCGAACTCGATCACGACCTGCACCCGATCCTGCTGGCCCGGTTCGGCCATAACCCGCTGTTCCGGCTGCACAAGGGCGACGCCCTGAAGTTCGATTTCAGCAGCCTGGTCGAGGCTGGCGAGAAACTGCGCATCGTCGGCAACCTGCCGTACAACATCTCGACCCCGCTGATGTTCCACCTGCTGGATCAGGCCGAAGATGTCGCCGACATGCACTTCATGCTGCAAAAGGAAGTGGTCCAGCGCCTGGCCGCCCAGGTCGGTGAAAATCACTACGGACGGCTCGGCATCATGGTCCAGTACCGTTGCCAGGTCGAACACCTGTTCGATGTTGGCCCCGGCGCGTTCAACCCGCCGCCCAAGGTCGACTCAGCGATTGTCCGGCTCACCCCCCACGCCAGTCTGCCTCATCCTGCCAAGGATCTGAGTTGCCTGGAGCGGATCGTGCGTGAAGCCTTCAACCATCGCCGCAAGACCCTGCGCAACACGCTCAAGCCGCTGCTCGACAGCAGCGCCATCGAAGCGGCCGGGATCGACCCGGGACTGCGGCCCGAGCAGATTGACCTGGCCGGCTTCGTCCGCCTGGCCAACCATCTGGCGGACCAGGAGCGAGGTCAATGA
- the apaG gene encoding Co2+/Mg2+ efflux protein ApaG yields MSSDPHYAISIKVATRYLDEQSEPQANRFAFAYTITISNTGDIATQLLDRHWLITDGNGKLQEVRGPGVVGEQPVIAPGASHTYTSGCVLETPVGTMEGSYGMRAEDGHAFRAGIPLFRLAQPNALN; encoded by the coding sequence ATGAGTTCTGACCCGCATTATGCCATCAGCATCAAGGTAGCCACCCGCTACCTTGATGAACAGTCGGAGCCCCAGGCCAACCGTTTTGCCTTCGCTTATACCATCACCATTAGCAATACCGGTGACATCGCCACCCAACTGCTCGACCGCCACTGGCTGATCACCGACGGCAATGGCAAGCTGCAGGAAGTGCGCGGCCCCGGCGTGGTCGGCGAACAGCCCGTGATCGCGCCCGGCGCCAGCCACACCTACACCAGTGGTTGCGTTCTGGAGACTCCGGTGGGCACCATGGAAGGTAGCTATGGCATGCGAGCTGAGGACGGTCACGCCTTTCGCGCTGGCATTCCGCTGTTCCGGCTGGCTCAGCCCAACGCCCTGAACTGA
- the pdxA gene encoding 4-hydroxythreonine-4-phosphate dehydrogenase PdxA, with protein MSCHAIALTAGEPAGIGPDLCLMLAAQPCRHQRVIIADIDLLHERARQLGLTVELTAFDPSQPPAAQTAGQLCVQHVPLTSRCRPGQLDPANAGYVLETLRQAGQGCLDQQFAAVVTAPVHKGVINDAGVAFSGHTEFFAELTHTAQVVMMLACPGLRVALATTHLPLRAVADTIDQPLLERVIGILDNDLRHKFGLSNPRILVCGLNPHAGEGGHLGREEIEVIEPVLARLRERGLDLQGPLPADTLFTPKHLDQADAVLAMYHDQGLPVLKHKGFGQAVNITLGLPIIRTSVDHGTALDLAGTGRADAGSLYVALTTAIEMIEAGTHHD; from the coding sequence GTGAGCTGTCATGCCATTGCCCTGACCGCCGGCGAGCCGGCGGGTATCGGCCCCGACCTGTGTCTGATGCTGGCAGCCCAACCCTGCCGGCACCAACGGGTGATCATCGCCGACATCGACCTGCTGCATGAGCGGGCGCGGCAACTGGGCCTGACGGTAGAACTCACAGCGTTCGACCCCAGCCAGCCGCCCGCAGCGCAAACAGCCGGTCAGCTATGCGTGCAGCATGTGCCGTTAACCAGTCGCTGCCGGCCCGGCCAGCTCGATCCGGCCAATGCCGGCTACGTGCTGGAAACCCTGCGCCAGGCCGGCCAGGGTTGTCTGGACCAGCAGTTTGCCGCCGTGGTCACCGCCCCGGTCCACAAGGGCGTAATCAACGATGCCGGCGTGGCCTTCTCCGGGCACACCGAGTTCTTTGCCGAACTGACCCACACTGCACAGGTCGTGATGATGCTGGCCTGCCCCGGCCTGCGGGTAGCCCTGGCCACCACCCATCTGCCACTGCGAGCGGTAGCCGACACCATCGACCAGCCACTGCTGGAACGGGTCATCGGCATCCTGGATAACGACCTGCGCCACAAATTCGGTCTGAGTAACCCGCGCATTCTGGTCTGCGGCCTCAACCCGCATGCCGGCGAAGGCGGACATCTGGGGCGCGAGGAAATCGAAGTAATCGAGCCAGTGCTGGCACGCCTGCGCGAGCGCGGCCTGGATCTGCAAGGTCCCCTGCCAGCCGACACCCTGTTCACCCCCAAGCACCTGGATCAGGCCGATGCGGTATTGGCCATGTATCATGACCAGGGCCTGCCGGTGCTCAAACACAAGGGTTTCGGTCAGGCCGTAAATATCACCCTGGGGTTGCCGATCATCCGCACCTCGGTCGATCACGGCACCGCGCTGGATCTGGCCGGCACCGGCCGCGCCGATGCCGGTAGCCTGTACGTAGCCCTCACTACCGCCATCGAGATGATCGAAGCCGGAACACACCATGACTGA
- a CDS encoding LPS-assembly protein LptD → MAERIPPFHPTFPLLLVSGLLLAQPMTSLANSQVQCRAGSDGGWVCSPLEATSPMPPRPTRAEPVERTVSTEQPGPTRSAAPSAQPQQTAYTELDWVPRSQLSAEQQAAIAPYCGGTYVEPEREGRDDGTPFDQLPVYATADASRFEQDSQVGTLEGDVLLRQGRLQAQSSQARYNRNTNEVELQGNVRLRDDGVLVLGDRARMDIGTGATQVEDVRYVMHEAHARGTADSLKRREDAIIVVANGTYTTCEPGHNTWTLTGRDIELDREKGWGEARNVTLRVKNVPVLYTPYIYFPIDDRRQSGLLVPSMSYSQNSGSELTLPYYLNLAPNYDATLYPTIMTDRGLLMEGEFRYLTPSSRGQVGAAFLDDREDERKLQSKYKDQRWMYSWQNESQFGSRLRAEVDYTDISDPYYFQDLNTYLGIKTDNFLDQRGSLSWRGDSYTARLNLHAYERATITDITPYERLPQLTVNGVVPMQPGGVRLDYRTEYVSFQRDLMSGFFTDQDGNTGGPEHRWYDDRLQGLTRAEGERLHLEPGVSLPLNWTWGFLRPSVKYAYTHYDLSLDNQGKTSLNADERFRSSQDRGLPIFSVDSGLYFDRPTELFGNSYTQTLEPRLFYLYVPEKDQTDIPIFDSGEPSFSYGALWRENRFSGKDRIGDANQLSLGLTNRWIEANGFERQRLSIGQAYYFQDRKVQLRGIDYRTRDTAQASVSPYALEYQYRYNRDWRFNSTFNWDPDQRTTRSGSAMWHYQPADNPRKVVNVGYRYRNDTLRFDRETGQWTFNPDYGLPGSPNYIKNYYKIDQHDFSFIWPVSPQWSLIGRWQYDYGRNRTLESYGGFEYDSCCWKLRVINRYWIDYDETSLNPNRNDEPDRGIFLQIVFKGLGNLTGSRVENLLNEGIPGYREREDNAF, encoded by the coding sequence ATGGCTGAGCGTATACCTCCGTTTCATCCCACCTTCCCCCTACTGCTGGTCAGCGGCCTGCTGCTGGCCCAACCCATGACCAGCCTGGCCAACAGCCAGGTCCAATGTCGTGCCGGCAGTGATGGAGGCTGGGTCTGCAGTCCGTTGGAAGCAACCTCGCCGATGCCTCCGCGCCCGACCCGGGCAGAACCGGTCGAGCGTACCGTGAGCACCGAGCAACCCGGCCCGACGCGCAGTGCCGCGCCGTCGGCCCAGCCTCAGCAAACGGCTTACACCGAGCTGGACTGGGTTCCGCGCAGCCAGCTCAGCGCCGAACAACAGGCCGCCATCGCACCTTATTGCGGCGGCACCTATGTCGAACCGGAGCGTGAGGGCCGCGATGACGGCACCCCATTCGATCAGTTGCCGGTCTATGCCACTGCCGATGCCAGCCGCTTCGAGCAGGACAGTCAGGTCGGCACCCTCGAAGGTGACGTGCTGTTGCGCCAGGGTCGCCTGCAGGCTCAATCCAGCCAGGCTCGCTATAACCGCAACACCAACGAGGTCGAGCTGCAGGGCAACGTCCGCCTGCGTGACGACGGCGTTCTGGTTCTGGGCGATCGGGCCCGGATGGATATCGGCACCGGCGCCACCCAGGTCGAGGATGTCCGCTACGTGATGCACGAGGCGCACGCCCGCGGCACCGCCGACAGCCTCAAACGCCGCGAAGATGCGATCATCGTGGTTGCCAATGGCACCTACACCACCTGCGAACCAGGCCATAACACCTGGACCCTGACCGGCCGCGATATCGAACTGGACCGGGAGAAAGGCTGGGGTGAAGCCAGGAATGTGACTCTGCGGGTCAAGAATGTACCGGTGCTGTACACCCCCTACATCTACTTCCCGATCGACGACCGGCGCCAGAGCGGCCTGCTGGTTCCGAGCATGTCCTACAGCCAAAACTCGGGCAGCGAGCTGACACTGCCCTATTACCTGAACCTGGCGCCCAACTACGACGCCACCCTGTACCCGACCATCATGACCGACCGCGGTCTGCTGATGGAGGGAGAGTTCCGCTATCTGACCCCCAGCAGCCGCGGCCAGGTCGGCGCGGCGTTCCTCGACGACCGCGAAGACGAGCGCAAGCTGCAGTCCAAATACAAAGACCAGCGCTGGATGTATAGCTGGCAGAACGAATCGCAGTTCGGCTCCCGGCTGCGAGCCGAGGTCGACTACACCGACATCAGCGACCCCTATTACTTCCAGGATCTGAACACCTACCTGGGGATCAAGACCGACAACTTCCTCGACCAGCGTGGCAGCCTGAGCTGGCGTGGCGACAGCTACACTGCCCGGCTCAACCTGCACGCCTACGAGCGGGCCACTATCACCGACATCACCCCGTACGAGCGGCTGCCACAGCTGACCGTCAACGGCGTGGTGCCGATGCAGCCCGGCGGCGTGCGCCTGGATTACCGGACCGAGTACGTCAGCTTCCAGCGTGACCTGATGAGCGGGTTCTTTACCGATCAGGATGGCAACACCGGCGGCCCCGAACATCGCTGGTACGACGACCGGCTGCAGGGCCTGACCCGCGCCGAGGGCGAGCGTCTGCACCTGGAGCCGGGCGTCAGCCTGCCACTGAACTGGACCTGGGGCTTCCTGCGCCCCTCGGTCAAATATGCCTATACCCACTACGACCTGTCGCTCGACAACCAGGGCAAGACCAGCCTGAATGCCGACGAACGGTTCAGAAGCAGCCAGGACCGTGGTCTGCCGATCTTCAGCGTCGACAGCGGCCTGTACTTCGACCGACCCACCGAGCTGTTCGGCAATAGCTACACCCAGACCCTGGAGCCGCGGCTGTTCTATCTATATGTACCGGAGAAAGACCAGACCGATATCCCGATCTTCGACTCCGGCGAGCCCAGCTTCAGTTATGGCGCGCTGTGGCGGGAAAACCGTTTCTCCGGCAAGGACCGCATTGGCGATGCCAACCAGCTGTCACTCGGCCTGACCAACCGTTGGATCGAGGCCAACGGCTTCGAGCGCCAACGCCTGAGTATTGGCCAGGCCTACTACTTCCAGGACCGCAAGGTACAGTTGCGCGGGATCGATTATCGTACTCGCGACACTGCTCAGGCATCGGTATCGCCCTACGCGCTGGAGTACCAGTACCGCTACAACCGCGACTGGCGCTTCAACTCGACCTTCAACTGGGATCCGGATCAGCGCACCACCCGTTCCGGCAGCGCCATGTGGCACTACCAGCCGGCCGACAACCCGCGCAAGGTGGTCAACGTTGGCTATCGCTATCGCAACGACACCCTGCGCTTCGACCGCGAAACCGGGCAATGGACCTTCAATCCCGATTACGGTCTGCCGGGCAGCCCCAACTACATCAAGAACTACTACAAGATCGACCAGCATGACTTCTCGTTCATCTGGCCGGTCAGCCCGCAGTGGAGCCTGATTGGCCGCTGGCAGTATGACTACGGCCGCAATCGTACTCTGGAAAGCTACGGCGGCTTCGAGTACGACAGTTGCTGCTGGAAGCTGCGGGTCATCAACCGGTACTGGATCGACTATGACGAGACCAGTCTCAACCCCAACCGCAATGACGAACCGGATCGGGGAATTTTCCTGCAGATCGTGTTCAAAGGATTAGGCAACCTAACCGGTAGTCGTGTTGAAAACCTTCTGAACGAAGGTATCCCTGGTTACAGAGAGCGTGAAGACAATGCCTTCTAA
- a CDS encoding symmetrical bis(5'-nucleosyl)-tetraphosphatase, translating to MTTYAVGDIQGCLKPLKCLLAEVGFNPSRDTLWSVGDLVNRGPDSLETLRFLDSLGDACVAVLGNHDLHLLAAARDASRLRKSDTLLAILKAPDREQLLESLRRRPLAHYDPTHDIIMTHAGIPPIWGVKETLARAAEVEEVLRCDERLPWYLDEMYGNKPDRWKPSLKGTERLRVITNYLTRMRFCLADGTLDLKSKEGLGHAPKGFAPWFSFPRRDPETQIVFGHWAALEARCDTPGVHALDSGCVWGGNMTLMNLETGERHQCDCAD from the coding sequence ATGACCACGTACGCGGTTGGAGATATTCAAGGTTGCCTCAAGCCCCTCAAGTGCCTGCTGGCCGAGGTTGGCTTCAATCCCTCGCGTGACACCCTCTGGTCAGTCGGCGATCTGGTCAACCGTGGTCCCGACTCGCTGGAGACCCTACGCTTTCTCGACAGCCTCGGAGATGCCTGCGTGGCGGTACTGGGCAATCATGATCTGCACCTGCTGGCCGCCGCTCGTGATGCCAGCCGGCTGCGCAAATCCGATACCCTGCTGGCCATTCTCAAGGCCCCGGACCGCGAACAGTTGCTTGAAAGCCTGCGCCGCCGGCCGCTGGCGCATTATGATCCGACCCATGACATCATCATGACCCATGCCGGCATCCCGCCGATCTGGGGGGTGAAGGAGACTCTGGCCCGAGCGGCCGAGGTTGAAGAGGTCTTGCGCTGCGATGAGCGCCTGCCCTGGTATCTGGACGAGATGTACGGCAACAAGCCTGACCGCTGGAAACCCAGCCTCAAGGGCACCGAGCGGCTGCGAGTGATTACCAACTACCTGACCCGCATGCGCTTCTGTCTGGCTGATGGCACTCTGGACCTGAAATCCAAGGAAGGCCTGGGGCATGCCCCCAAGGGCTTTGCCCCCTGGTTCAGCTTCCCCCGTCGCGACCCAGAGACCCAGATCGTCTTTGGCCACTGGGCTGCTCTTGAGGCGCGCTGCGATACCCCCGGAGTACATGCACTCGATAGTGGCTGTGTCTGGGGGGGAAACATGACCCTGATGAACCTGGAAACCGGCGAACGACACCAGTGCGACTGTGCCGACTAA
- the glpE gene encoding thiosulfate sulfurtransferase GlpE, which yields MSEFQRISAEQAAKLLENGANLADIRDPQSYALGHIRGAVRLDNDNLAQFIASTDQQQPLIVCCYHGNSSQPAAAYLANVGFAEVYSLDGGFELWRQYYPEYIEQN from the coding sequence ATGAGCGAATTTCAACGTATCAGTGCCGAGCAGGCGGCCAAACTCCTGGAGAACGGAGCCAACCTCGCCGACATTCGCGACCCGCAAAGTTATGCCCTGGGGCATATTCGTGGCGCGGTTCGACTCGACAATGACAACCTCGCCCAGTTCATCGCCAGTACCGACCAACAGCAGCCGCTGATTGTCTGCTGCTATCACGGCAACTCCAGCCAGCCGGCCGCCGCTTATCTGGCCAATGTCGGCTTTGCCGAGGTCTACAGTCTGGATGGTGGCTTTGAACTGTGGCGCCAATACTACCCTGAGTACATTGAGCAAAACTGA